A window of the bacterium genome harbors these coding sequences:
- a CDS encoding 4Fe-4S binding protein, with the protein MNQAIVTTISDRCKRCYSCVRECPASAIRVIDAQAQVIEERCIACGHCVKVCSQDAKQIFSEIDITYELLKTNHAVAIVAPSFAASFPDNYKQVPSALRKLGFTQVIETAFGADLIANNYMEIINNEKEKTIISSACPAVVSFIQKYYVELVPNLAKVVSPMIALGKYLKQTQGEDVKIVFIGPCVAKKHEAQDEDVAGVIDSVLTFTELKKMFEHQSINIDELEDSDFDGPYAMMGKAYPLAGGLLKTTDVVDDILEKDIIVVEGKKKVLEIIEEISNNHINANFTDILFCEGCISGPAIDTTLNYYARREKVINYINEKINTVDRRVWKSNLYNARKLNLARSFKVDNQRRPYPSEEKIKEILAQTGKFNPKDELNCGACGYPTCREYAVAIAKDLAEKEMCLPYLIEELKNAYDNLSDTQEQLRVAEKLASIGQLAAGVAHEINNPLGTILLYASMLKRDLEKIYNEDQRTQDLELIVEEANRCKNIVSNLLNFARQGKLKLTEFDLTESITEILKPFTFDSEYRQIDFKFNILMNGYKITGDEDQLKQVFINVIKNACEAMSESEKKELIINILSDQNNFIIEIADTGNGIPKENQNKVFTPFFTTKNIGKGTGLGLAISYGIIKMHKGNINFITETGKGTTFKITLPKHQTYQTDATFEGAKAL; encoded by the coding sequence ATGAACCAGGCAATAGTAACTACAATATCAGACAGATGTAAGAGATGCTACTCTTGCGTAAGAGAATGTCCGGCTTCTGCAATACGAGTCATTGATGCTCAGGCACAGGTGATTGAAGAGAGATGCATTGCCTGCGGACATTGCGTTAAAGTTTGCTCGCAGGATGCTAAGCAGATTTTTTCTGAAATTGATATTACCTATGAACTTCTAAAAACAAATCATGCAGTTGCTATAGTTGCTCCATCATTTGCTGCATCATTTCCTGATAATTATAAACAAGTTCCGAGCGCATTAAGGAAACTCGGCTTTACGCAAGTAATTGAAACTGCATTCGGCGCCGATCTGATTGCGAATAACTATATGGAAATCATTAACAATGAAAAGGAAAAAACAATCATCAGCTCTGCATGTCCTGCCGTGGTGAGTTTCATTCAGAAATACTATGTGGAACTTGTTCCAAATCTAGCAAAAGTAGTTTCACCGATGATTGCGCTTGGAAAATATTTGAAACAAACTCAGGGTGAAGATGTTAAAATTGTTTTCATCGGTCCCTGTGTTGCAAAGAAGCACGAGGCTCAGGATGAAGATGTCGCAGGAGTAATTGATTCAGTCCTCACTTTCACTGAGCTTAAGAAAATGTTTGAGCACCAGTCAATTAATATTGATGAGCTTGAAGATAGTGACTTCGACGGACCTTATGCGATGATGGGAAAAGCTTACCCGCTTGCAGGTGGATTGCTGAAAACCACAGATGTTGTTGATGACATTCTCGAGAAAGACATAATTGTAGTTGAAGGAAAGAAAAAAGTTCTGGAGATAATTGAAGAGATATCGAACAATCATATCAATGCTAATTTTACAGATATTCTTTTCTGCGAGGGCTGTATTAGCGGGCCAGCAATTGATACAACTCTCAATTACTATGCACGAAGAGAAAAAGTTATCAATTATATCAACGAAAAAATTAACACCGTTGACCGCAGAGTTTGGAAGAGCAACCTTTACAATGCAAGAAAGCTGAATCTTGCAAGGAGTTTCAAAGTTGACAATCAGAGACGTCCGTATCCTTCTGAAGAAAAAATAAAAGAAATACTAGCACAGACAGGTAAGTTCAATCCCAAAGACGAATTGAACTGCGGTGCGTGCGGTTATCCAACCTGCCGTGAATATGCAGTTGCAATTGCAAAGGACCTTGCAGAAAAAGAAATGTGTCTTCCTTACCTGATTGAGGAATTGAAAAATGCTTATGACAATCTAAGTGATACACAGGAACAATTGAGAGTTGCTGAAAAGCTTGCATCAATCGGACAACTTGCCGCCGGTGTTGCTCACGAAATTAATAATCCACTCGGAACAATTTTACTTTATGCATCGATGTTAAAACGTGATCTTGAAAAAATTTATAATGAGGATCAGCGGACGCAGGATTTAGAGCTGATAGTTGAAGAAGCGAACCGCTGCAAGAATATTGTTTCCAACCTGCTGAATTTTGCAAGACAGGGAAAACTCAAACTAACCGAGTTCGATTTAACAGAATCAATCACGGAAATATTAAAACCATTTACATTTGATTCTGAATACAGGCAAATAGATTTTAAGTTCAACATTTTAATGAATGGTTATAAGATAACAGGCGATGAAGATCAGCTAAAACAAGTCTTCATAAATGTAATTAAGAATGCCTGCGAAGCGATGAGCGAAAGCGAAAAGAAAGAGTTGATAATCAACATTTTGTCGGACCAGAATAATTTTATTATTGAAATTGCTGATACAGGAAATGGAATACCAAAAGAAAATCAGAATAAAGTATTCACTCCATTCTTCACAACAAAAAATATTGGCAAGGGAACAGGGCTCGGACTCGCAATTTCTTACGGCATAATTAAAATGCACAAAGGAAACATTAATTTCATAACCGAAACAGGAAAAGGAACGACGTTTAAGATAACATTACCAAAACATCAGACGTACCAAACAGATGCAACATTTGAAGGAGCGAAAGCATTATGA
- a CDS encoding response regulator has protein sequence MTTYKPKVLVIDDEKALRIGVKRLLEMEEYEVTEAENGTEGIRLGTEAEFDLAVIDLKMPDVDGIEVLKQIKKKFPHTVCYIATAYASYETAVEATRLGAHGYIPKPFPPEELIQNLKEGYQTRLLYVEADKWRKEREERLLEVAFEKTRLNTIINSISDGVLVINKAGEAVLYNPAALKLLDLESIHIEEKIIGRLHPEIAGLINKILSNEEYHPSTYSSQVEMKPSGELFVEATASPVPHPDNSLAGVVVVIRNITALKKIEQLKSQFVSMVSHELKAPIAAVYGFLNLITDDKIKLSQEQQKDYIVRSQLRLDGLLKMVNDLLDISRMEMKTVRREIKQVCVEEVIKSVIELFQVEINKKGISVSLNCESDAACIKADYDEINRLFTNFISNAVKYNKENGSVSITISKSEDYLISEIKDTGIGLKPEEKKKLFSEFFRAKNELTKSISGTGLGLSIVKRIVDSYSGKIEVESEFGIGTTFRIYLPFAVKTKD, from the coding sequence ATGACCACATACAAACCAAAAGTTTTAGTTATTGATGATGAGAAAGCGTTACGCATTGGTGTAAAGCGTTTGCTTGAGATGGAAGAATATGAAGTGACGGAAGCAGAAAACGGCACCGAAGGAATCAGACTTGGAACTGAAGCAGAATTTGATCTTGCAGTAATTGATTTGAAAATGCCCGACGTTGACGGCATAGAAGTTCTGAAACAGATTAAAAAGAAATTTCCGCACACTGTTTGCTATATTGCAACTGCATACGCAAGCTATGAAACTGCTGTAGAAGCGACAAGGCTTGGAGCACACGGCTACATTCCCAAACCCTTTCCTCCGGAAGAACTAATCCAAAATCTGAAAGAAGGATACCAGACACGACTGCTTTATGTTGAAGCGGATAAATGGCGTAAAGAAAGGGAAGAACGTCTCCTCGAAGTTGCATTTGAAAAAACAAGACTCAATACAATAATCAACTCAATCAGTGACGGAGTGCTTGTAATTAACAAAGCTGGTGAAGCAGTGCTTTACAATCCTGCCGCACTGAAGCTTCTTGATCTTGAATCAATTCACATTGAGGAGAAAATAATCGGCAGACTTCATCCGGAAATTGCCGGGCTGATCAATAAAATCCTCAGCAACGAAGAATATCATCCAAGCACATATTCATCGCAGGTGGAGATGAAGCCGTCGGGAGAATTGTTTGTCGAAGCAACAGCATCTCCTGTTCCGCATCCTGATAATTCACTTGCAGGTGTAGTTGTTGTAATCAGGAACATTACCGCGCTGAAAAAGATTGAGCAGCTCAAGTCGCAGTTCGTTTCAATGGTATCACACGAACTGAAAGCACCAATAGCTGCTGTTTATGGTTTTCTCAACCTGATCACTGATGATAAAATAAAACTCTCGCAGGAACAGCAGAAAGACTACATTGTGCGCTCGCAGTTAAGACTTGATGGTCTGCTTAAAATGGTGAACGACCTACTTGATATTTCAAGAATGGAAATGAAAACAGTCAGGCGTGAAATTAAGCAGGTCTGTGTTGAAGAAGTTATAAAATCTGTAATTGAACTGTTCCAGGTTGAAATTAATAAAAAAGGAATTTCGGTTTCACTAAATTGTGAAAGCGATGCTGCCTGTATCAAAGCTGATTATGATGAAATAAACAGACTCTTCACGAACTTCATCAGCAATGCAGTCAAGTACAACAAAGAGAACGGTTCTGTATCAATTACAATATCAAAATCGGAAGACTACCTGATAAGCGAAATAAAAGATACAGGCATCGGACTTAAACCCGAAGAAAAGAAAAAATTATTCTCTGAATTCTTCCGTGCAAAGAACGAGCTTACCAAATCAATCAGCGGGACGGGACTTGGTCTGTCAATCGTAAAGCGCATAGTGGATTCCTACTCCGGTAAAATTGAAGTTGAATCGGAGTTTGGAATCGGAACAACTTTCAGAATTTACCTGCCTTTTGCTGTTAAGACTAAAGATTGA
- a CDS encoding iron hydrogenase small subunit has translation MVQLTINGIKVNAEEGMTILDAAKSVGISVPTLCHLKNLDPTGACRICAVEVEGFRGLTPSCAYPVSEGMVVETDSPRVRKARKTIVELLVENHPQDCLICVRNKNCELQDLSERYGVREHRYVGETKCHAIDISSASMERDPAKCILCGRCVRVCHEVQKVGAIDFTRRGFTSIVTTPYNKGLNVSDCILCGQCILVCPTAALREKSTIKEVANAIYDKKKYCIAQIAPAVRASLGEEFNMPLGTDVTGLLVTGLRRLGFNKVFDTNFAADLTIMEEATELINRIQNGGSLPMFTSCCPGWVKYIEMNKPEVLDHVSTCKSPHEMEGAVLKSYYAKKMGISAEDIYVVSIMPCTVKKYESDRPELSSETMPDVDAVLTTRELVRFFKIAGIDFNDLPDSEFDNPLGESTGAAAIFGTSGGVMEAALRTAYFKMTGKELEHLEFEEIRGMDGVKEAIVKIGDLDVNIAVVNGIGNVGQILDQVQSGNSKHHFIEVMACPGGCINGGGQPIHQKPEKVMKRIKALYKIDENAKTRRSHENESVQTLYREFFGEPNSHKAHEILHTEYFDKKKFLRN, from the coding sequence ATGGTTCAGTTAACAATAAATGGAATAAAAGTAAACGCAGAAGAAGGAATGACAATCCTCGATGCTGCTAAATCAGTTGGAATATCAGTACCGACACTTTGCCATTTGAAGAATCTTGATCCAACAGGTGCATGCAGAATTTGTGCGGTTGAAGTTGAAGGTTTCAGAGGATTAACTCCTTCATGCGCTTATCCTGTTTCAGAAGGAATGGTTGTCGAAACAGATTCACCGAGAGTTCGCAAAGCAAGAAAAACTATCGTTGAGCTTCTCGTAGAAAATCATCCGCAGGATTGCTTGATCTGTGTCAGAAATAAAAACTGTGAGCTTCAGGATTTATCGGAAAGATACGGCGTCCGCGAACACAGATATGTTGGAGAAACCAAGTGTCATGCAATTGATATTTCCAGTGCATCAATGGAACGCGATCCTGCAAAATGTATTCTTTGCGGAAGATGCGTTCGTGTTTGCCACGAAGTCCAGAAAGTCGGTGCAATTGATTTTACCAGGAGAGGATTTACCTCCATCGTTACAACGCCATACAACAAAGGATTAAATGTAAGCGATTGTATTTTGTGCGGACAATGTATTCTTGTTTGTCCGACTGCAGCACTCAGAGAAAAAAGCACAATCAAGGAAGTTGCAAATGCCATCTATGATAAAAAGAAATACTGCATTGCTCAAATTGCGCCCGCAGTTCGTGCTTCGCTCGGCGAGGAATTTAATATGCCTCTCGGAACTGACGTTACAGGATTGCTTGTTACAGGTTTAAGAAGATTGGGATTCAATAAAGTTTTCGATACAAACTTTGCCGCTGATCTTACAATTATGGAAGAAGCGACTGAACTAATAAACAGAATTCAGAATGGCGGAAGTCTTCCGATGTTTACAAGCTGCTGCCCCGGCTGGGTTAAATATATTGAGATGAACAAACCGGAAGTTTTAGATCACGTTTCAACCTGCAAATCCCCGCATGAAATGGAAGGAGCAGTTTTGAAATCGTATTATGCAAAGAAGATGGGAATAAGTGCCGAAGACATTTATGTTGTTTCGATTATGCCATGCACAGTAAAGAAATATGAATCAGATCGCCCTGAACTTTCAAGTGAAACTATGCCTGATGTTGATGCTGTGCTTACAACAAGAGAGCTTGTGAGATTTTTTAAGATTGCAGGAATCGATTTTAATGATCTTCCCGATAGTGAATTTGATAATCCACTCGGTGAATCAACAGGTGCTGCGGCGATTTTCGGAACTAGCGGCGGAGTGATGGAAGCTGCGCTTCGTACAGCTTATTTTAAGATGACCGGAAAAGAACTTGAGCATCTTGAGTTTGAAGAAATCCGCGGAATGGATGGAGTGAAAGAAGCAATCGTTAAAATCGGTGATCTTGATGTTAACATCGCAGTTGTGAATGGAATTGGAAACGTTGGACAAATACTTGACCAGGTGCAGAGCGGAAATTCGAAACATCATTTCATTGAAGTGATGGCTTGTCCCGGCGGCTGTATAAACGGTGGAGGTCAGCCCATTCATCAAAAACCAGAAAAAGTTATGAAGAGAATCAAAGCTCTTTACAAAATTGATGAGAATGCGAAGACAAGAAGATCACACGAGAATGAATCCGTGCAAACTCTTTACAGAGAATTTTTTGGTGAACCGAATTCACACAAAGCTCATGAGATTTTGCACACAGAGTATTTTGATAAAAAGAAATTTTTAAGAAACTAA
- a CDS encoding T9SS type A sorting domain-containing protein has translation MGIINNLIYFAGGNIGGATGAEYNTILRYDISTNAWALDTRLLSSKRHWMATAEYKGGLYVVGGIDSVAQAVDVVEEIVPQGTAGVEGEFSSINGFELFQNFPNPFNPRTVISYQIPVSSDVTLKVFDVLGNEIATLVDEYKPAGKYEVEFNSSGILDLASGIYFYQLKAGNFKNTKKMILLK, from the coding sequence ATGGGCATTATTAATAATCTTATTTATTTTGCCGGCGGGAATATTGGTGGGGCGACTGGTGCGGAATATAACACTATACTTAGATATGATATTTCTACTAACGCCTGGGCTTTAGATACACGGTTACTTAGTTCCAAAAGGCACTGGATGGCTACAGCCGAATATAAAGGTGGATTATATGTTGTCGGGGGAATTGACTCTGTAGCTCAAGCAGTAGATGTGGTAGAAGAAATTGTTCCCCAGGGGACTGCAGGAGTTGAAGGGGAATTTTCGTCTATTAATGGATTTGAACTGTTTCAGAATTTTCCCAACCCATTCAATCCGAGAACAGTGATCAGTTATCAGATACCGGTAAGCAGTGATGTAACGCTAAAAGTATTTGATGTTTTGGGAAATGAGATTGCAACTCTGGTTGATGAATACAAACCAGCAGGGAAGTATGAAGTTGAATTTAATTCATCTGGCATTCTGGATCTAGCATCCGGAATCTATTTCTATCAACTTAAGGCTGGAAATTTCAAAAACACAAAAAAGATGATTCTTCTAAAATAA
- a CDS encoding nuclear transport factor 2 family protein: MRNLFSGTLLVLFIFISTYSLAQQWTDEQKDVWKGVDAYWSASVSDKPMEFLNYFDDSYYGWSYENGAPSTKADAQKSLSYWTTKGKTVYYVITPARIWVNGNFAYAHYYYTQVMEGSDGKPITEKGRWTDILMKKDGKWLMVGDHGGEIK; this comes from the coding sequence ATGCGAAATCTATTTTCTGGTACTCTGCTTGTACTTTTTATTTTCATTTCAACTTATTCTTTAGCCCAGCAGTGGACAGATGAGCAGAAGGATGTTTGGAAAGGAGTAGATGCCTATTGGTCTGCAAGTGTATCAGATAAACCAATGGAGTTTCTTAATTACTTCGACGATTCATATTATGGATGGTCATATGAAAATGGAGCTCCAAGTACAAAAGCAGACGCACAAAAATCTTTAAGTTACTGGACAACAAAGGGAAAAACAGTCTACTATGTTATTACACCTGCAAGGATATGGGTTAATGGAAACTTTGCCTATGCACATTACTACTATACTCAAGTTATGGAAGGCAGTGATGGCAAGCCAATAACTGAAAAAGGACGATGGACAGATATCTTGATGAAGAAGGATGGTAAATGGCTAATGGTTGGAGACCACGGAGGAGAGATAAAATAG
- a CDS encoding STAS domain-containing protein — translation MSDFQINIIDEIVVVKVDILIATHRDAKPLWDEFESKLLFNRKRIVIDLSFCNNVDSTFLGMLVKILRKLNEKGGQLALVFPKLVKQELFIVTGINKIIPCYKTLTEALRSIGSKRPLQEFNLNSTISPN, via the coding sequence GTGAGCGATTTTCAAATAAATATTATTGACGAAATAGTTGTCGTTAAGGTGGATATCCTTATTGCAACGCACAGGGATGCGAAACCTTTGTGGGATGAATTTGAATCCAAGCTTCTATTCAATCGTAAGAGAATAGTAATTGATCTATCCTTCTGCAACAACGTCGACTCGACATTTCTAGGGATGCTAGTTAAAATTCTAAGAAAGCTGAACGAGAAAGGCGGTCAGCTGGCGCTTGTTTTCCCTAAGCTTGTTAAACAGGAATTATTTATAGTTACCGGTATTAACAAAATAATCCCGTGCTACAAAACTCTTACTGAGGCACTACGGAGTATTGGATCGAAAAGACCTTTACAGGAATTTAACCTTAATAGCACAATTTCTCCCAATTAA
- a CDS encoding M3 family metallopeptidase: MNKYLCLPFIFVFMLIINLSVKAQDSDNPFFSEWKTPYQTPPFSQIKHEHYLTAYEEGIKLQNLEFDAIVNDQDKPTFENTIEAIEKSGQLLTKVNKVFSSLNGTDTDDEMQKIAEKATAMLSKHTDDFYLNDKLFQRIKILYDEKENLNLTTEQSRVLENYYIDFVRGGANLSEADKEKLRKINDELSQLVLKFGDNVRKENNKFELIVDKDDDLAGLPETSIQAAKEKADAKGLTGKWLFTIDKPTLIPFLQFSEKRDLREKMYRAYMNRGNNNDELDNKKIFSRIVVLRVEKANLLGFKTYSDFVLQKKMAKTPDNVYSFLNEIWEPTVQRAKSEAGEMQKIIDAEGGKFNLEPWDWWFYAERVKKEKYALDEEMLRPYFKLENVIDGVFQVSTKLWGLQFVDRKDIEVYNPEVKVFEVKEADGKHIGILYTDYFPRAGKTNGAWCGDFRGQSNMNGNYITPLVTNVGNFSKPTSDVPALISLDEVRTLFHEFGHALHVLFQNVTYPSAGSVPSDFVELPSQIMENWAMQPEVLKMYAKHYKTGETIPQELIDKIDNSKYFNQGFETLEYIAASLLDMDWHVITDTEEKDVIQFEKASIDKMGLIPQIWPRYLTTNFIHIATWGYESGYYSYLWSAVLDSDAFESFAENGLFDKATADSFRNNILSKGGSEDPMELYVKFKGRKPTVEALLKKRGLN, encoded by the coding sequence ATGAATAAATATTTATGTCTTCCATTTATTTTTGTATTTATGTTGATCATTAACCTTTCAGTAAAGGCGCAGGATTCAGATAATCCTTTTTTTAGTGAATGGAAAACACCATATCAAACACCGCCATTCAGCCAGATAAAGCATGAACATTACCTCACGGCTTATGAAGAAGGAATAAAACTTCAGAACCTGGAGTTTGATGCAATCGTGAATGATCAGGATAAGCCGACATTCGAAAATACAATTGAAGCAATAGAAAAAAGCGGACAACTGCTCACCAAAGTCAATAAGGTTTTCAGCTCACTTAATGGCACAGACACAGATGATGAAATGCAAAAGATTGCGGAGAAAGCAACTGCGATGCTTTCAAAGCATACTGATGATTTTTACCTTAACGACAAGTTGTTTCAGAGGATAAAGATTCTCTACGACGAAAAAGAAAACCTTAACCTGACAACAGAACAAAGCAGAGTACTTGAAAATTATTACATTGATTTTGTAAGAGGCGGTGCAAATCTGAGTGAAGCAGACAAGGAAAAGCTGAGAAAAATCAATGATGAACTTTCGCAGCTTGTTTTGAAATTCGGAGACAACGTTCGAAAAGAGAATAACAAATTTGAACTTATTGTTGATAAGGATGATGATCTTGCCGGACTTCCGGAAACTTCAATCCAGGCAGCAAAAGAAAAAGCTGATGCAAAAGGATTGACCGGTAAGTGGTTGTTCACGATTGATAAGCCGACTCTAATTCCTTTCCTTCAATTTTCTGAAAAGAGGGATCTGCGTGAGAAAATGTACAGAGCATATATGAACCGCGGTAATAACAACGATGAACTTGATAATAAAAAAATATTTTCCAGGATTGTTGTTCTTAGAGTAGAGAAAGCAAATCTGTTGGGGTTTAAGACTTATTCTGATTTCGTACTTCAGAAGAAAATGGCAAAGACGCCTGACAATGTTTATTCTTTTCTGAATGAAATCTGGGAGCCCACTGTTCAAAGAGCAAAATCGGAAGCTGGAGAAATGCAGAAAATAATCGATGCCGAAGGTGGAAAATTCAATCTCGAACCATGGGACTGGTGGTTTTATGCTGAAAGAGTCAAAAAAGAAAAATATGCACTCGATGAAGAAATGCTTCGTCCGTATTTTAAGCTGGAAAATGTTATAGATGGAGTTTTCCAGGTTTCAACAAAACTCTGGGGACTGCAATTTGTAGATAGAAAAGACATTGAAGTTTATAATCCTGAAGTAAAAGTTTTTGAAGTTAAAGAAGCTGACGGCAAACATATCGGGATTTTGTACACAGATTATTTTCCTCGTGCCGGTAAAACAAATGGTGCGTGGTGCGGAGACTTCAGAGGTCAAAGTAATATGAATGGAAATTACATCACTCCGCTCGTCACAAATGTTGGCAATTTCTCAAAGCCGACTTCTGATGTTCCGGCATTGATTAGTCTTGATGAAGTGAGAACGTTATTCCACGAATTCGGTCATGCACTTCACGTGTTATTTCAGAATGTTACTTATCCAAGTGCTGGTTCAGTTCCTTCCGATTTTGTCGAGCTTCCGTCACAAATAATGGAGAACTGGGCAATGCAGCCTGAAGTTTTGAAAATGTATGCAAAGCATTATAAAACAGGCGAAACAATTCCCCAGGAATTAATAGATAAGATTGACAACTCGAAATACTTCAACCAGGGATTTGAAACATTAGAATACATTGCAGCTTCATTGCTTGATATGGATTGGCATGTAATTACTGACACTGAGGAAAAAGATGTTATTCAATTTGAAAAAGCATCAATTGATAAGATGGGTTTGATACCGCAGATCTGGCCAAGATATTTGACAACTAATTTTATTCACATCGCAACATGGGGATATGAATCAGGCTATTACAGTTATTTATGGTCAGCAGTTCTTGACTCGGATGCATTCGAATCATTTGCAGAAAACGGTTTGTTCGACAAAGCAACAGCAGACTCATTCAGAAATAATATTCTTTCAAAAGGCGGCAGCGAAGATCCGATGGAACTTTATGTTAAGTTCAAAGGAAGAAAGCCCACAGTTGAAGCGTTACTGAAAAAAAGAGGACTTAACTAG
- a CDS encoding restriction endonuclease has protein sequence MNTLYLGDCLNVLRDNIPDESVDLVYIDPPFNSKRDYNIFFDDKEIQTQRIAFEDTWTLKNITDSLAELHTLKTDNLYYLLLTYQKVAPHAFPYLTMMALRILELHRVLKPTGSFYLHCDPTMSHYLKTICDLIFGEENYRNEIIWKRSPFAGSSKSRALQLPRNHDTILFFTKSNERIWNVPSIPYDEKYLQRFKWQDERGFYRKTLLKTYSDETLERLRSEDRLIEPTKPGAMYSYKQYLDESRGYKQIDDIWIDINMINPVAKERLGYPTQKPKALLERIIQASSNEGDIVLDGFCGCGTTIDAAEGLHRNWIGIDISPIAISLIKRRLNDTYEKSLSKFEVRGTPIDEQSAIELWKQNPFAFQDWWLTEFEVFSTTFGTKGADKGVDGLAQYLKDPKKQDVIRAAFQVKGGHIQSKDIDALLGAMDKHKCEIGVFLTIEEPTKPMLDTVAGSGFVEIPGYKIPKLQILTLKDYFKNKLPKLPQVNITFKAAQLKGKKKQNQIKLEM, from the coding sequence ATGAACACCCTCTACCTCGGCGATTGCTTAAACGTTTTGCGGGATAACATTCCCGATGAAAGTGTTGACCTTGTTTACATTGACCCGCCTTTTAACAGCAAGCGTGATTACAACATTTTCTTTGACGATAAGGAAATACAAACTCAGCGTATTGCATTTGAGGATACGTGGACACTTAAAAACATTACCGACTCTCTCGCAGAACTGCACACACTAAAAACCGATAACCTTTATTATCTCTTGCTTACTTACCAGAAAGTAGCTCCGCACGCTTTCCCCTACTTAACGATGATGGCTTTAAGAATACTTGAACTGCACAGAGTACTTAAACCAACCGGAAGCTTTTATCTCCACTGCGACCCGACAATGAGCCATTATCTTAAAACTATTTGTGATTTGATTTTTGGAGAAGAGAATTATCGCAATGAAATTATTTGGAAACGTTCACCCTTTGCAGGAAGCAGTAAATCACGCGCACTACAATTGCCAAGAAATCACGATACAATTTTATTTTTTACAAAATCTAATGAAAGAATTTGGAATGTACCTAGCATTCCTTATGATGAAAAGTACTTGCAAAGATTTAAGTGGCAGGATGAACGAGGTTTTTATAGAAAAACTTTATTAAAAACATATAGTGATGAAACATTAGAAAGACTTCGAAGCGAAGATAGATTAATCGAACCAACTAAACCTGGTGCAATGTATTCATATAAACAATATTTAGATGAAAGTCGCGGTTACAAACAGATAGACGATATCTGGATTGATATTAATATGATTAATCCGGTTGCTAAGGAACGTCTCGGTTATCCAACACAAAAACCAAAAGCATTACTTGAGAGAATAATACAGGCAAGCAGTAACGAAGGCGATATAGTTCTCGACGGTTTCTGCGGATGCGGCACAACCATAGACGCAGCAGAGGGTTTGCACCGCAACTGGATTGGGATAGATATTTCACCGATTGCAATATCGCTTATCAAACGCAGATTAAATGACACTTATGAGAAAAGTCTAAGCAAGTTCGAGGTAAGAGGCACTCCAATAGACGAGCAAAGCGCAATAGAACTCTGGAAACAAAATCCGTTTGCATTCCAGGATTGGTGGCTAACCGAGTTCGAGGTTTTTTCAACAACCTTTGGCACAAAGGGCGCTGACAAAGGCGTGGATGGACTTGCACAATACTTAAAAGACCCAAAGAAGCAGGATGTAATTAGAGCGGCGTTCCAGGTAAAAGGCGGACACATTCAATCAAAAGATATAGATGCTCTGCTCGGTGCAATGGATAAACACAAATGTGAGATCGGTGTTTTCCTTACGATAGAAGAACCCACCAAACCAATGCTCGATACAGTTGCAGGTTCAGGCTTTGTGGAAATTCCGGGCTACAAAATTCCAAAGCTGCAGATACTAACACTAAAAGATTACTTCAAGAACAAACTGCCTAAACTTCCGCAGGTTAACATCACCTTCAAAGCTGCACAGCTAAAAGGAAAGAAAAAACAAAACCAGATAAAGCTGGAGATGTAG
- a CDS encoding response regulator, translating to MTDKKKILLVDDDLDLLEQNKILIESKGYEVVTANSSKEGWEQFRKSKPDAAVVDLIMEQHDSGFVLCYRIKKDEHGKHIPVFILTSATYETGFKFGASTSEEKEWIKADAIVNKPVVIDDFVQKLESFFELKEK from the coding sequence ATGACAGATAAAAAGAAAATTCTATTAGTTGATGACGACCTCGATCTTCTTGAACAAAATAAAATTTTAATTGAATCAAAAGGTTATGAAGTTGTAACAGCAAACAGTTCAAAGGAAGGATGGGAACAGTTTAGAAAATCCAAACCGGATGCGGCGGTTGTTGACCTGATAATGGAACAACACGATTCAGGTTTTGTGCTTTGCTACAGAATAAAGAAAGATGAGCATGGGAAACATATTCCTGTGTTTATATTGACTTCAGCAACTTACGAAACTGGCTTTAAGTTCGGTGCTTCAACAAGTGAAGAGAAGGAATGGATAAAAGCAGATGCAATTGTTAATAAACCGGTAGTGATTGATGATTTTGTTCAGAAGCTTGAAAGCTTTTTTGAATTGAAAGAGAAATGA